The Saccharopolyspora gloriosae genome has a segment encoding these proteins:
- a CDS encoding SDR family oxidoreductase, with protein sequence MDIRDFSLDAFSLTGRNAVVTGGNTGLGQAFTLALAKAGADVFVPSVLDDGGATEELVEAAGRRMEFLPTDLTEDGGPRNAIESCVSRLGSVDILVNSAGICRTAPVAEFGRAEWDPMLDVNLTVPFELSREAARFMTAQRSGKIINIASLFSFLGGQWSPAYAATKHAIVGFTKTYCDELAQHGIQVNAIAPGYFATAITEQTRADPVASSRVLDHIPAGRWGEVADLMGATVFLASAASDYVNGQVLAVDGGYLTR encoded by the coding sequence ATGGACATTCGCGACTTCTCGCTGGACGCGTTCTCCCTCACCGGCAGGAACGCCGTCGTCACCGGCGGGAACACCGGACTGGGGCAGGCGTTCACGCTGGCGTTGGCGAAGGCGGGGGCCGACGTGTTCGTGCCCAGCGTGCTCGACGACGGCGGGGCCACCGAAGAGCTCGTCGAAGCCGCCGGGCGCCGGATGGAGTTCCTGCCCACCGATCTCACCGAGGACGGCGGCCCGCGGAACGCGATCGAGTCCTGCGTGTCCCGGCTCGGCTCGGTGGACATCCTGGTCAACTCGGCCGGGATCTGCCGCACCGCGCCCGTCGCCGAGTTCGGGCGGGCCGAATGGGACCCGATGCTGGACGTCAACCTCACCGTCCCGTTCGAGCTCAGCAGGGAGGCCGCCCGGTTCATGACGGCGCAGCGATCCGGCAAGATCATCAACATCGCGTCGCTGTTCTCGTTCCTGGGCGGCCAGTGGTCCCCCGCCTACGCGGCGACCAAGCACGCGATCGTGGGCTTCACCAAGACCTACTGCGACGAACTCGCCCAGCACGGCATTCAGGTCAACGCGATCGCACCGGGCTACTTCGCCACCGCCATCACCGAGCAGACCCGCGCCGACCCGGTGGCCAGCAGCCGGGTGCTCGACCACATCCCCGCCGGACGCTGGGGCGAGGTCGCGGACCTGATGGGCGCCACCGTCTTCCTCGCCAGCGCGGCGTCCGACTACGTCAACGGGCAGGTGCTCGCCGTCGACGGCGGCTACCTGACCCGCTGA
- a CDS encoding alcohol dehydrogenase catalytic domain-containing protein: MRVKAAVLEQYGDPLRLRELELDDPGPREVLVRIAATGVCASDAHTRAGRIPSPLPVVLGHEGAGVVAAVGSEVTHVAPGDHVALSWMPSCGRCRHCESGRPVLCTVSAPALLGGTLMDGGVRMRDEGRDVHHYSFLSTFADHAVVPAASAVRIRADVPLAVAALVGCGVLTGYGSVVNRAKVAPGSSVLIYGAGGVGLSAVMAACNSGALRVIVVDPKADKRDGATAFGATHVIDPGSQPVVETVRAMTDGLGADVSIDAVGGEGVLGEAFDATATGGTIVCVGVPGPDAYAAVPGARFVREEKYLTGSLYGSSRPGRTSRRC, from the coding sequence ATGCGCGTAAAAGCTGCCGTGCTGGAGCAATACGGCGACCCACTCCGACTCCGGGAACTGGAACTCGACGATCCGGGTCCGCGCGAGGTCCTGGTGCGGATCGCCGCCACCGGCGTCTGCGCCAGCGACGCCCATACCCGAGCCGGCCGGATCCCGTCGCCGCTGCCGGTCGTGCTCGGGCACGAGGGAGCGGGCGTGGTGGCGGCCGTCGGCTCCGAGGTCACCCACGTCGCGCCCGGGGACCACGTCGCGCTGTCCTGGATGCCCAGCTGCGGGCGCTGCCGGCATTGTGAGAGCGGGCGACCGGTGCTGTGCACGGTCAGCGCGCCCGCACTGCTCGGCGGGACGCTGATGGACGGCGGCGTCCGGATGCGCGACGAGGGCCGCGACGTGCACCACTATTCGTTCCTGTCCACCTTCGCCGACCACGCGGTGGTGCCCGCGGCCAGTGCCGTCCGGATCCGCGCTGACGTGCCGCTGGCGGTGGCCGCGCTGGTCGGCTGCGGGGTGCTCACCGGGTACGGCTCGGTGGTCAACCGCGCCAAGGTCGCGCCCGGCAGTTCGGTGCTGATCTACGGTGCCGGCGGGGTGGGGCTGAGCGCGGTGATGGCGGCCTGCAACTCCGGTGCGCTGCGGGTGATAGTGGTGGATCCGAAGGCGGACAAGCGCGACGGCGCCACGGCGTTCGGCGCCACCCACGTGATCGACCCGGGCAGCCAACCCGTCGTGGAGACCGTCCGCGCGATGACCGACGGGCTCGGCGCGGACGTGTCCATCGACGCGGTCGGCGGCGAAGGAGTGCTGGGGGAGGCGTTCGACGCCACCGCCACCGGCGGCACGATCGTTTGTGTCGGCGTGCCCGGCCCGGACGCCTACGCGGCGGTGCCGGGTGCGCGGTTCGTGCGCGAGGAGAAGTACCTGACCGGCAGCCTCTACGGGTCGAGCCGCCCGGGCAGGACATCCCGGCGTTGCTGA